ATATTTTATTATTAATATGGGATCGAATAATGGAACTAACTTTAGGCCAATTCCGCTTGATTTTCATGTAAAATTCTCGCAACATTTAATTATTGTAATTGTCGAAATTAATATACTGTTTTCTATTTATTTTTTCAACTTTCATTTTATCTTATGGGTCATTTGGAGGAAATAATATGTACTATCTAAATTATGGTAAGATGTTATGTTTCATAGCAGTCCTTTTTATATCACAGAAGGTCATTGGCCAGGAAGTGCCGGTATTATTTCCGGAGCCGCTAAGTCCGCGAATCGCAAACTACAACATCGATGTAAGCCTTGATACGGAAAAACGGCTTTTGGACGGCAAGGAAGTGCTTGTCTGGCATAACAAAACTGGCAGTACTATCAAAGAATTGCAATTTCATCTTTACCTGAATGCTTTTAGAAACTCGAAGTCTACATTTATGGAGAGATCCGGAGGTTCACACCGCGGAAACAGGATCGAGAAGGATGGCTGGGGATTTATTGATGTTAACTCTTTTTTTCTGAAGTACCATAAGGATCAATCTGGACCGCTTCACTTAATTCAACCAAGAGATGCTTTGGAAGGCGGGGTAGATGCGATTGATTTAACCGCCGAAATGCAGTTTATTCAACCGGATAATAATAATGAAAACGATAAAACCGTATTTCGTGTGCCGCTACCAAAACCCTTGCCACCCGGTGAATCAGTAGAAATTGATATCAATTTTACGGCAAAACTTCCGTCACCGCCGTTTGCCCGAACCGGCGCAAAAGAGGAGTATTTTTTTGTAGGACAGTGGTTTCCAAAGATTGGAGTGTACACGGATGAGGGATGGAACACTCATCAGTTTCATGAAACCTCTGAGTTTTTTGCGGACTTTGGAGTTTATAATGTTCGCATGACGGTTCCCGAAGCCAACATCGTTGGCGCAACGGGAGTGGAAGTTTTGGTGACTAAAAACGGTGATGGCACCGCAACGCATTTTTACCATGCCGAAGATGTTCACGATTTCGCCTGGACCACCAGCCCTGAGTTTGTCGAGATTACGGGCAAAGCTCAGGATGTGGATATTCGAGTTTTGATGCAGCCCGATCATGCATATCAGGGTCAACGCCATCTCGATGCCGCCAAATTTTCAGTTGAATATTTTCAGAATTGGTATGGTGATTATCCTTTTCCAAACTTAACGGTTGTCGATCCCCGGCGTGGAGCGGGGGGATCCGGCGGAATGGAGTATCCAACGCTTATCACAGCGGGGACCGTTTACGGCCTGCCTGAAGGCTTGCGCTCAGTTGAAATGGTGATTCTGCATGAGTTCGGACATAATTACTGGTATCACCTTTTGGCATCCAATGAATTCGAAGAAAGCTGGATGGATGAAGGCATTAATTCTTATACTGAAATTCAGATTATGCAAGATGTTTTTGGTCCGGTTGGTGATTCGATTGATCTTTTTGGTATCAAGATTAACATCCAACAGGTCCACAGGATGCAATATATCAACCAGGCAGATCGCGACCCGATGGTAAGGCGCGCCTGGGAATATTATTCCGGAGGCAGTTACGGGACGAATTCATATTCAAAGCCCGCGATTGTGCTGACAACACTGCAAAACTATTTAGGCGAAGATTTGATGCTCAAAGTCATGCGGGAATATGTTAAGCGGTGGCGCTTTAAACACCCGAAGACGCAAGATTTCATCGCTGTCGTAAATGATGTTTCCGGCCAAAACCTCGACTGGTTTTTCGACCAGGCTTTTTTTTCAAACGCCCTGCTTGATTACAGCGTAACCAGTGTTCGTTCAAAAAAAGTAAAAAAGGCAAGCGGCTTTGACTTCGACATTTCGACGACGGAAGAAAAGCCGCTTTTAACGCAGGAAGTTGTCGAAACCGGTGAATTGGTGGCTTCCAAGGATGCGGTTCCAACGATGGACTTGGATTCAGCAACCACAAGTCCTGAGCAGGATGAAACACCTGAAATGTATTTCACTGAAGTGAAGGTGAGACGTCTCGGCGAGTTCAAATTCCCCGTTGAAATCGAAATGGTTTTTGAAAACGGCGAGACCATCCGCGAGCAATGGGACGGCCAGAAAATCTGGACAAAGTATAGCTACACAAAACCCACTAAACTCGTTTCGGCTACGGTCGATCCGGGCAACAAAATTCCAATTGATGTGAATATCACAAACAATGGTCGAACAATTGAGAAGCAGAGACTTGGAATCAACAAACTGTCGGCACGCTGGATGTTCTGGATGCAGTTCTTGTTAGACCAGCCGGAGTTTATGAATCTTTTTGCAGTGATGAATGATATATTCTAAATGATGAA
The genomic region above belongs to candidate division KSB1 bacterium and contains:
- a CDS encoding M1 family metallopeptidase, whose protein sequence is MYYLNYGKMLCFIAVLFISQKVIGQEVPVLFPEPLSPRIANYNIDVSLDTEKRLLDGKEVLVWHNKTGSTIKELQFHLYLNAFRNSKSTFMERSGGSHRGNRIEKDGWGFIDVNSFFLKYHKDQSGPLHLIQPRDALEGGVDAIDLTAEMQFIQPDNNNENDKTVFRVPLPKPLPPGESVEIDINFTAKLPSPPFARTGAKEEYFFVGQWFPKIGVYTDEGWNTHQFHETSEFFADFGVYNVRMTVPEANIVGATGVEVLVTKNGDGTATHFYHAEDVHDFAWTTSPEFVEITGKAQDVDIRVLMQPDHAYQGQRHLDAAKFSVEYFQNWYGDYPFPNLTVVDPRRGAGGSGGMEYPTLITAGTVYGLPEGLRSVEMVILHEFGHNYWYHLLASNEFEESWMDEGINSYTEIQIMQDVFGPVGDSIDLFGIKINIQQVHRMQYINQADRDPMVRRAWEYYSGGSYGTNSYSKPAIVLTTLQNYLGEDLMLKVMREYVKRWRFKHPKTQDFIAVVNDVSGQNLDWFFDQAFFSNALLDYSVTSVRSKKVKKASGFDFDISTTEEKPLLTQEVVETGELVASKDAVPTMDLDSATTSPEQDETPEMYFTEVKVRRLGEFKFPVEIEMVFENGETIREQWDGQKIWTKYSYTKPTKLVSATVDPGNKIPIDVNITNNGRTIEKQRLGINKLSARWMFWMQFLLDQPEFMNLFAVMNDIF